Genomic DNA from Peribacillus sp. FSL H8-0477:
GATTGCCTCAAGTTTCATCTTATCGTTTTCCACATTGTACGTGAAAGGAACGGTTAAATAACTGTTAGCATCACGTTGGCGGATACGAAGAGAGACTTCCGTAATATCTTCAGGAATATAATTTTGAAATTGCTCTTTTTCAAAATCAAGATTTAGTTCAAGCGCTGTTTCTGAAAAATTATACTGTACGTTTGAAGTCGTAATCGCCATATAGGATGTACGAGCATGCAGTTTTCCATTAATGGCATACGATTTATAGCGAATCGCTTCACGGTACCATGGAAGTTGGAAGATTTTTTTATAGGCAGACTCATTACTTTCTCTGACATAACAAGGATAAAAATACTCATGATAATCATAATCAGCCATAATAAAAGCATCCCATTTTCCCTTTGGGAAGAAGGAATAGTCTTCAATATTAAGGGCAGCAGCGAAATCCTCATTGGCAATTTGCATAGGTGCCTTAAGGTACGAACCATTCTTTTTCTTTAACACAAAAAAGAAACGTGCTTCTGGATATTCCTTAACAAAGAACTCATGATGAATTTTCCCTTGAACAATCAGTTCTTGGCCATCGAAATCGATTTGTTTTACCATATTTGGTATATCAAAGATGGTTGCGATGTCATGCTTATAACCCACTTTAAAAAACGCCCTGCGGTGTCGGTCATAACGGAGCTGAAAGACAAAATGGTCATTTTCAAAGTATGGACGTGAAGTCGTTTCGCCAAACTCTTCATCTAGACGGACATTGAACAGCTTCTTGCCAATTTCAACAAAAAGATCATAGCTCCGTCTGCTTTCTTCAAAATAGATATCACTTTTGGTAATTTCGAAAAGATACACAATGCTGTCCTGTCTTGTTTCCATAACAGAGCCTGTCTGCGTATAGACAACTTCTTTGCTTCTATTTCTGAACAATAAGGTCAAAGGACGACTGCTGTTTTTACCCGCGTATTTCTTGCGGACTTCAATCTGGAATGAAATCATTTCATCTTGGTCGACCATTTTTTCCATTTCCACATACGGCAGATAATGATGAATAACATATTCCTTTAAATCCTGAAGTTTTTTTCCATAGACTCTTTTCAACTTTTTCTTAAGGCGTTTGGCGAACTTAGTGAGCGTACTAATTGTAGGTGCCTCCTTTAATAATCTTCGGTTTATTAACTCTAGGTGTTTCGGTAACCACGCGTGAAAAAAGAACCTCCACTCGTATATATCATACAATCTGGAGGTACTTTAAAGTGTATTAGGATTTATTTTTTGCATTCGTACCTTTACCATTTATCATCTTTAAAATCGGCTGATAATGCTCGCCGATCAATCCGAGCTTTTCAACCATAATTTCAATCGTAATTAATAGAATTGAAATCAGCAGGAGCGCACCCCAGATGGTCGCATACGAAAAAATAATCGCAGCTAACCCAAAGGTTGCAGCAAGTGCATAAATTAGAATAACTGTTTGACGATGCGTAAATCCGAGATTAATAAAACAATGATGTAAATGTGATTTATCTGGTGCAGATATAGGTTGTTTATTTACCAATCGACGAATAATGGCAAAGAAGGTATCTGAAATGGGCACACCTAGAATAATAATCGGAACGATTAACGAAATCATTGTTACGTTTTTGAATCCCAACAGGGAGAGAACGGCAATGATATAGCCAAGAAACATCGAGCCCGTGTCACCCATAAAAATCTTAGCAGGGTGAAAATTATATTTAAGAAATCCAAGTGTACTTCCTGTTACGATTAACGCAATCGTTGCTACGAACATATCACCTTTAATCACTGCCATAACGGCAACGGTAATTAAAGCGATGGATGAAACGCCTCCAGCCAAACCATCTAACCCATCGATCAGGTTAATCGCATTCGTGATTCCAACGATCCAAATAACCGTAATTGGAATACTTAAAACGCCAAAATGAATTTGACCTTCAAACGGAAGGTTAATAAAGCTTACTTCGATTCCGCCGCCAATCACAATAATGAGTGCAGCGACGATTTGTCCCAAGAACTTGGCACTAGCCCGTAGTTCATAGATATCATCAAATATTCCTATTAAAATAATAATGAGTGCACCTATAATAAATGGAGCAACGCTCATACTTGGCGCAAGCTCATTACCAAAAAGGAAATACGTCATTAAAAAGGTGACTAAGAAACTTATAAATATAGCTAAACCGCCCATACGCGGCATAATCTTCACATGTACTTTACGTTCATTTGGTTTATCAGTAGCGCCCCATTTAAAGGCCAGTCTGCCCACAAACGGTGTCAGCACTATTGACAAAATAAATGCTGTCAACAAGGCCACTGCCAGCATAGAACCCACCTCTTAAATTAGGATAAAAACGGAATGCAAAAAAAAATATGCACTGCTCGTCTTTTTATTTCAAGCTTACTTACAGATTATATATGTTTTCTTCGTAAATCTCTATAAAAATATTCCCAAATCCCGTTATTTGTAAATAATAACCTATTTTTGTAAACAGACCTATTAGTCTCTGATACCTATACCCATACTCAATTGAAAGAAACCTGTTTGTGAAAATCCCTTTCAAAATAATAGACGTAAAGAGTATTGGATAGGTTTCACTTACGCTTACTTAACACCTTAAGGGCAAATTTGGGCAGTACCAGCATCCGTTTCCAGCGTGATGGCTGTTGAATGAGCCGATACATCCATTCTAGGTTTAACTTCTGCCAGATGGCCGGCGCCCGGTTTACTTTTCCTGCAATCACATCGAAGCTGCCCCCGACTCCCATAAACAGACCCTTCTCAAACAGCGGGTTATGAAGTGTAACCCATTCTTCTTGTCTAGGGAAGCCTAGTGCCGTAATGATAATATCAGGCTTCACAGCTGCTATAGAAGCCGCCAGCTCTGCGTCATCAACTGAGATATAGCCATGATGATATCCAGCTAAGGTCATGTTCGGATAGTCTCTCTGAAGAATCCCCGCTGCTTTTTCAATCACATTCTGTTCGGCTCCAAGAAAATAGACTCTGTATGCATGTTGATCTGCCAACTTAAGCAAATCATGCAAAAGATCAAAACCAGTAATTCGCTCTATTAATGGTTGTTTCATCAGTTTGGAAGCCATAATAATGCCGATTCCGTCCGGCACAATATAATCGGCATTCATTAAAATATCTTTGTACTCTTGATGTGCATTTGCATACTCCACAATTTCTGGATTTGCCGTAACAACAAATGTTTTTTCGTTTCTGCTGATTCTTTGATTCATATCCTTTACCAATTGGTCCTTCGTTGTGTTGATAAAAGGAATGGATAAAACATCCACAATATGTTGTTTCATAATTATCTGCCCTTCTTCTTGTCCAAATATTCTATAACTATCTTACAGGGAATGTGTATACAAATAAATAATATATTACTTTCTCTGCAGTACCTGCTGTCCGTCCATAAAAAGAAGCTGCCTCGATTCTGAGACAGCTTCCTTTTTATACTTGTGCCTGGCTGCGTTTTGCCATCTGATCTTCCCGGTATTTTTTCTTTTCGAGGTCGTTCATGGCTTTATAATCCTTCAAGAACTTCTCATACTGCGGCATAACTTCGGAGATTGGACCAAACGCCCGAACTTCTCCATATTCCAGCCACAGTGCCTTTTGACAGAATCGTTTCATTTGTCCAAGTGAATGACTGACAAAGAACATTGTTTTACCTTGTTCTTTAAATTCATTCATTTTATCGAGGCATTTTTCTGCAAAAGCTTTATCACCGACAGATAATGCTTCATCAATAATCATCACGTCTGGATCGATATGGATTGAAATCGCGAAACCAAGCCGTGATTTCATCCCGCTTGAATACGATTTAACTGGCTGATCAATAAACTTCCCAAGTTCAGAAAACTCAATAATACCTGGTTCAAGTTCCGTAATTTCTTGTTTATTGAAACCAAGCATTAACAGCTTAAGTTCAATATTTTCACGGCCGCTCAACTGATTATTCAGACCAGACGCCACCGCAATGAGTGCCGTTTTCCCTTGAATCTCAATGTCACCGCTGGTTTCAGGTACGATACCTGCAATAATATTGGAAAGAGTGGATTTTCCGGAACCATTGACACCGACAAACCCAATGATATCTCCTTTTTCAGCTTCAAAGCTGACATTGCGCAGGGCAAAGTAATCTTCGCCATACTCTTTTGAAAGAAAAACATCTTTAAGCTTGTCCGAGTTGTTTTTATATAATTTATATTTTTTCGTCACATTTTTGACGACTACTGATTTTGTCATTCGCTCACTTCCATTATAAGAAATCAATAAAGTGCTTCCTAAATTTCACGTGCAAGGCCGAACCAATCAACAACATAACCACTACAACTCCCCAGAAATAAAGGGAATACGTACTCCAGATATACCAACCATCACCAAGCAGAGCTGCCCGATATCCTTCGATCAGATAAAATAGCGGGTTAACCATCATTAATGTTAATGCCCAATCTGGTAAGTGTAAATATGGAGACCAAAGAATTGGTGTGACATAGAGAAGAACTCTCATCAGCGATTGAACGAGCATTTGTACATCACGGGCAATCGTAGAAAGCGTCGATGTAATTAAGGACAAAGCAATCAAAAAAATCACCGTTGAAAGCATGAAATAAGGGAGCTGGATAAAATAAATCGATATTGGATACCCTGTAAACTGCAATACAATTGCTGTAAGAGAAATCAGTGCCACATGTGGATAAAACTTAGAAATAATCACATAGGTAGGAATGACACTTAAAGGAAAATTCATCTTCGAAACCATTTTAATTCGCGAGTAAATCGCCTTTGAACCTTGAGTAATGGAAGGATTAACAAAAAACCAAACAAGCAGGCCGATAATCATCCAGATAAAAAATGGTACTTCACCTATATCATCAGTTTGCTTAATCCCAATCCCGAAAACAAAGTAGAAGACGACAACTTGAATCGCCGGATTAAGAAGTTCCCATAACATGCCCAAATAATTATTCTTATTTGTACTTTTCATTTCATAGAGCGATAAACGCTGTATAAGATAGAAATTCTGTATCTGTTCTTTAATAACTGTAGTAAGAAAACTCATTCATTGTGGTCCTTCCTGGTAATTTTGAAAAAAACATCTGTTTTCTTCAAGATTGATGGCACGTACCCTAGCGGTCATGCCACAACGTCATTATACGTAATCCACTTTTTATTCACAACCATTATCCACAAGAACCCGATGTTATCAAACAAAAGGCCTGTATTCACAGGCCTGGTTCATCCTATTAATCTTGAAACACTTCATCAACAACACGTTTTGTTGATTCTCCGGACTCAAGATAACAAAACTTATTATAGAATTCTTCAAATGATTCATCTAGTTCAAATCCAGCTGCTTCCAAGCGTTTGACTTCAGCAATAATTCCGTCTGTAGTTTTCGTTAGCAGGCCTGGTGCTTTTTCTTCAAAATTAAAGTAAAAACCGCGCAGATTATCTCGATAATCTTCAATGTCATACACAAAGAAAATCATCGGTCTTCTAAGATTTGCATAGTCGAAAAAGACAGAAGAGTAATCTGTCATGAGGATATCAGAGATTAGATATAACTCACGAATATCTTCTAAGTGTGAAAAATCATAGGCAAATCCTTCATATGGACTAAGATCCATGTTTTCTGCAACTAAGTAATGCATACGCATGATCACAATATACGAATCACCCAGCTCATCGCGCATTTGATTCAGATCCATCTCCAAATCAAATTTATATTTCCCTTTTGCATAAAATTGATTATCCCGCCAAGTCGGTGCATAGAGAATAATTTTCTTATCTTCCGGCAAATTAAATTTGTTTTTTAACGCTTGAATGGTTTTTTCATTATTTGCTTGATGCAAGTAATCATTTCTAGGGTAACCCGATTCAATCATCTTCCGATTAAATTGGAAGGCACGGGCAAAGATTTCTGAAGAGTAAGCATTTGGAGATACCAGGTAATCCCAATTACTCGCTTCTTTAAGGAAATTCTCCTTATATTTTGCCGTGTTCGTGCCAGGCATATGCACTTCTTCCATATCTGCTGCCAGTCTTTTCAGCGGCGTCCCATGCCAGGTTTGCAGATAAGTCGTATGCTTCGGTTTTGGAATCCAAAGAGGGAACCGACTGTTATTAACCCAGTATTTTGCCCCTGTCATTAAAAATAGCCACTGTACGGAAAAACGTCTTACGTAAGGAATTCCTTTTTCTTCAAACATCTTAGAATACGCTCGGTCCACACTCCAGATTAACCGATAATCTGAATGATGCTCCGCCATATACTCATAGATTGCCCGCGGGCTGTCACTATACTGTTTGCCAAGAAAGCTTTCAAACATGACCAGCTTTTTATTAGCTGGGCGGTGGCCCAACAATTTAAACATTTTTTTGTACACTTTTTGCAGAACATTACTGCGTCTGAACTTCACCCATTTTGATTTCAAAGTAGTACTAACCTCTTTTTTAAAGTTGTATTTTCCAACACTCAGTGAAAGAAACTTAGAATCTTTCGTAGTTTTTATTCTAAGTTGTATTTTTTCAGAGTTTGGCTTTAAAATCAATTTATTTTTATAAGGCTTATTTATGGTTGCTTTTATTCGAGAACTTTGGATGCTTTCGACAAATCCATTTTGCTCATATTCTAACTCTAAATAGAACTTAAAAAACTTCTGATTCGGTAATTCAAGATATGGTAAGACATCAAAGGTACCACTAAACCCAAACTCTTTTACCATCTTACCCGAATCTGTAGTTTCTGAATCTTTCCCTTCGTTAAAAGAAATCGGTAAAGAAATGATTTCATCATTTAGACTATTTTTAATCAGTATCCGAACCTGTTTGATTATATATGCATTGTCTACACAAAGCGGAGGAAAATGAAAATGGCCTGCAAACCTAAACTGTCCTTGTTTCAATAACTCTATCTCTTCTATAGAGGCAAATAACTTATACGCAGTGACATAATACGATAAGTTCCCTTTTTTCGTTGCTGCTGGGTAAAGCATTTTTTGGTTGCCCGAAAAAACCGCTGCATGCCTAGTCAACTTAAGATCTCTCGTTCGAATCCTCGTTCTCATTGGAATGGAATCAACTTGCCTCAAGATGTAGACATTCCAGACTTCACCTTCTATGGATTTAAGCATGTACTCAATGGTTGACATGTCAACGTATAGCAGGTGAAATTCTCCAGATGGTCGTACCTCTCTTATTTCCATCGTCCGTTCTTCATCCGTCAATCGATTGACCATCAAAAATGAATAGCTCTCAGCATCTCTTAAAAACGATTCCTTCAAAGAGACAACCATCGTATACATATCATTTTCAAAACTAATGTGATATAAATTTCTATTTTTTAAGGCCCCAGCTTCCATGTTTCGGTTTTCCTCTCTCCTTTGGTTTACTGATCTAAAAATAGATCCTTTGAACCATTTTATCGCCTTAATAGTAAATAATTCTTACATTATTTTTCACATCTTAAAGTCAGTCATATCAAGAGCTGAACCCTCTTAATCAATCGATTGATTAAATTAATTTATTCTATTATATATTTACATTATCATTATTCACAATACTTTTTCCTATATAATCCAATAGTTTCGTAGGTACAAAGAATCAAAAAAGATTTTTCGTCACACAAACTATTATCCTATGATAAGATATTTAATGGAAATATACCCAATTAATTATGTAAAACCCTTTATTTCCTAAAGAAAAATATTTGGAGGTTATTATGCAAAAAACTCTTTATGTATTACTTGCTTTTAGTTTATTGTTTTCAGTTGCTCCGCTCCCCAGTTCGGTTCTGGCGAACGATGCTGATCGTCAGACCACAGAAACACCCACACAAATGGATGTTTATTCAGACTCTGAAGGAAAAGAAATGTTACAAACTATTTCTAGTGAAATGGAATTCACGCTTCTTGAATCAGGGACAGAATTTTCAAAGATCAGCTTTTTAGATAATGAAAGCAACGAAACAATCGTTGGTTACATCCGTTCACTTACCACTCGTGAAAACACCGAAACAACGAACCCCTCACTGCCAATGGATGAGAAAATCGAAACACAGCAAAAGACCAGTTCTACACTAAGCTTAAAAAAGTCTACCCTAGCTGTGGCAACTGCAACGATTAAAGGTGTTGCATTGAACAGCCCAACTAATATCTACCAAACAAACGACACAAACTCAAACGTATTAAAAAGCTATGCACAAGGTACACTGCTTACATACTCGGAAAGCAACCATTCTGATTTTTATCAGGCGACCGTATATGTCAACGGTGTCGCTGTAACCGGATATATTTATAAACATGATGTTGAACTTCCGGTCAGCAATCCGCAAAACATTAAAGGCGTTGCTATAAAGAACCCTACGGTCATTTATGCGAAAGCTTCTGCAGGTTCAAAAGGAATCAAAACTTATGCACAAGGCTCTAACCTAACCTATAAACCCTATATAACTGGCTGGTATCAAGCGACCGTTTATATAAATAGTAAGGCTGTTACCGGTTATATCGATGCAAAAGATGTAACGGTACCTACACCTTCTCCAATTGCTCAAAAAGGGATTGGTTTAGCCGCACCCACAGCCGTTTATGCTAAAGCATCTGAAACAGCTAAGATACTTAAAAAGTACGTTCAAGGCTCCATTTTGAGTTATGAGACCTTTATTGCCGGCTGGACAAAGGCAACAGTCACTATTAACGGGAAAAAGAACACAGGCTATATAAAGGAAGCAGACCTACAGCCATTGCTGGCTGATAGAGGTGAAAGCAGCAAAGGGATTGGCCTTGTACAACCTACAGCCATCTATACAAAGGCTGCTGAAAGTTCGAAAGTCTTAAAAACATATGCACAAGGAACTGTATTACAATATAAAACGTTATCCAAGGACTGGAATGAAGTAACGGTTTACGTGAATGGAAAAGCAACAACAGGTTATCTTAAAACAAAAGACCTTGAAGACGCATGGTCTTCTAGCCAAATTCTAAAAGGATTCGCTTTAAAGAGTCCTACAAACATTTATTCAAAAGCAGCAGTTAGTTCTAAGGTTTTAAAAACCTATAAAATGCGGACCGTACTCAGCTACCGGGAGCTGTCTGCTAACTGGTTTGTATGTACGGTGACGGTTAATGGTAAAAAAGTGACCGGATATATCCACGCAAATGACGTCAAAGGCGTTTCTTATTACGACTTATCTATTGATCAAGCTGTTGCGATGCAAATGAAAGTTAACCCGCAAACTGATTCTTCTGGTTCATGGAAATCAGCAACTGCGGTACAAACGGAATATTATTTAAATCCAACGAATTTTTTACAAACAACATCATCCTTTTATCAGTTTCTAGACCTTTCCTCTGTTGCTGGAACGAATGCAAATGAATTAAACAGCACCGTTTTAAAAAACAAAGGCATTTTAAGCGGACAAGCTAGTTCGTTTATCTCAGCAGCAAAAACGTACGGAATTAATGAAATCTATTTAATTAGCCACGCTTTGCTTGAAACAGGTCATGGGAATTCTTCTTTAGCAAATGGAATAGTGGTTTCAAAAGTGGACGGTAAAGCCGTAACACCTAAGAAGGTTTATAATATGTACGGCATCGGTGCTGTAGATAGATGCCCAGAACAATGCGGTTCCGAATACGCTTATACAGCAGGCTGGTTTACTCCG
This window encodes:
- a CDS encoding glycosyltransferase family 4 protein — protein: MLAVALLTAFILSIVLTPFVGRLAFKWGATDKPNERKVHVKIMPRMGGLAIFISFLVTFLMTYFLFGNELAPSMSVAPFIIGALIIILIGIFDDIYELRASAKFLGQIVAALIIVIGGGIEVSFINLPFEGQIHFGVLSIPITVIWIVGITNAINLIDGLDGLAGGVSSIALITVAVMAVIKGDMFVATIALIVTGSTLGFLKYNFHPAKIFMGDTGSMFLGYIIAVLSLLGFKNVTMISLIVPIIILGVPISDTFFAIIRRLVNKQPISAPDKSHLHHCFINLGFTHRQTVILIYALAATFGLAAIIFSYATIWGALLLISILLITIEIMVEKLGLIGEHYQPILKMINGKGTNAKNKS
- the tagH gene encoding teichoic acids export ABC transporter ATP-binding subunit TagH; translation: MTKSVVVKNVTKKYKLYKNNSDKLKDVFLSKEYGEDYFALRNVSFEAEKGDIIGFVGVNGSGKSTLSNIIAGIVPETSGDIEIQGKTALIAVASGLNNQLSGRENIELKLLMLGFNKQEITELEPGIIEFSELGKFIDQPVKSYSSGMKSRLGFAISIHIDPDVMIIDEALSVGDKAFAEKCLDKMNEFKEQGKTMFFVSHSLGQMKRFCQKALWLEYGEVRAFGPISEVMPQYEKFLKDYKAMNDLEKKKYREDQMAKRSQAQV
- a CDS encoding CDP-glycerol glycerophosphotransferase family protein produces the protein MEAGALKNRNLYHISFENDMYTMVVSLKESFLRDAESYSFLMVNRLTDEERTMEIREVRPSGEFHLLYVDMSTIEYMLKSIEGEVWNVYILRQVDSIPMRTRIRTRDLKLTRHAAVFSGNQKMLYPAATKKGNLSYYVTAYKLFASIEEIELLKQGQFRFAGHFHFPPLCVDNAYIIKQVRILIKNSLNDEIISLPISFNEGKDSETTDSGKMVKEFGFSGTFDVLPYLELPNQKFFKFYLELEYEQNGFVESIQSSRIKATINKPYKNKLILKPNSEKIQLRIKTTKDSKFLSLSVGKYNFKKEVSTTLKSKWVKFRRSNVLQKVYKKMFKLLGHRPANKKLVMFESFLGKQYSDSPRAIYEYMAEHHSDYRLIWSVDRAYSKMFEEKGIPYVRRFSVQWLFLMTGAKYWVNNSRFPLWIPKPKHTTYLQTWHGTPLKRLAADMEEVHMPGTNTAKYKENFLKEASNWDYLVSPNAYSSEIFARAFQFNRKMIESGYPRNDYLHQANNEKTIQALKNKFNLPEDKKIILYAPTWRDNQFYAKGKYKFDLEMDLNQMRDELGDSYIVIMRMHYLVAENMDLSPYEGFAYDFSHLEDIRELYLISDILMTDYSSVFFDYANLRRPMIFFVYDIEDYRDNLRGFYFNFEEKAPGLLTKTTDGIIAEVKRLEAAGFELDESFEEFYNKFCYLESGESTKRVVDEVFQD
- a CDS encoding N-acetylglucosaminidase — protein: MQKTLYVLLAFSLLFSVAPLPSSVLANDADRQTTETPTQMDVYSDSEGKEMLQTISSEMEFTLLESGTEFSKISFLDNESNETIVGYIRSLTTRENTETTNPSLPMDEKIETQQKTSSTLSLKKSTLAVATATIKGVALNSPTNIYQTNDTNSNVLKSYAQGTLLTYSESNHSDFYQATVYVNGVAVTGYIYKHDVELPVSNPQNIKGVAIKNPTVIYAKASAGSKGIKTYAQGSNLTYKPYITGWYQATVYINSKAVTGYIDAKDVTVPTPSPIAQKGIGLAAPTAVYAKASETAKILKKYVQGSILSYETFIAGWTKATVTINGKKNTGYIKEADLQPLLADRGESSKGIGLVQPTAIYTKAAESSKVLKTYAQGTVLQYKTLSKDWNEVTVYVNGKATTGYLKTKDLEDAWSSSQILKGFALKSPTNIYSKAAVSSKVLKTYKMRTVLSYRELSANWFVCTVTVNGKKVTGYIHANDVKGVSYYDLSIDQAVAMQMKVNPQTDSSGSWKSATAVQTEYYLNPTNFLQTTSSFYQFLDLSSVAGTNANELNSTVLKNKGILSGQASSFISAAKTYGINEIYLISHALLETGHGNSSLANGIVVSKVDGKAVTPKKVYNMYGIGAVDRCPEQCGSEYAYTAGWFTPEAAIIGGAKFIGNGYINAGQNTLYKMRWNPEKMVANGYATHQYASDIGWAVKQTVQIANMYSQLSKYNLTLEIPNYLNNN
- a CDS encoding WecB/TagA/CpsF family glycosyltransferase codes for the protein MKQHIVDVLSIPFINTTKDQLVKDMNQRISRNEKTFVVTANPEIVEYANAHQEYKDILMNADYIVPDGIGIIMASKLMKQPLIERITGFDLLHDLLKLADQHAYRVYFLGAEQNVIEKAAGILQRDYPNMTLAGYHHGYISVDDAELAASIAAVKPDIIITALGFPRQEEWVTLHNPLFEKGLFMGVGGSFDVIAGKVNRAPAIWQKLNLEWMYRLIQQPSRWKRMLVLPKFALKVLSKRK
- a CDS encoding ABC transporter permease; protein product: MSFLTTVIKEQIQNFYLIQRLSLYEMKSTNKNNYLGMLWELLNPAIQVVVFYFVFGIGIKQTDDIGEVPFFIWMIIGLLVWFFVNPSITQGSKAIYSRIKMVSKMNFPLSVIPTYVIISKFYPHVALISLTAIVLQFTGYPISIYFIQLPYFMLSTVIFLIALSLITSTLSTIARDVQMLVQSLMRVLLYVTPILWSPYLHLPDWALTLMMVNPLFYLIEGYRAALLGDGWYIWSTYSLYFWGVVVVMLLIGSALHVKFRKHFIDFL